From a region of the Daphnia pulicaria isolate SC F1-1A chromosome 1, SC_F0-13Bv2, whole genome shotgun sequence genome:
- the LOC124322616 gene encoding uncharacterized protein LOC124322616, translating into MVTSYMMGLIDTYPLRQLKGEPDKLYGGVHLIFCGDFYQLPAVDSGTIYSNVNATAGVNTIRVSNGRHTWKKCLTDVIELTKSTDDIDLVSSRYMFDDLHPIPSPPKFTMTAFPFNDIREKALSNCEQRLHQKLPNCRNPDYWRTHDILLVKAFVKPSKTSNPMTETKIEAIRNLGSKKLGRSGCTITLHELKNGKRVPTVYANDVQCLLFQHKNSTWNNVSPFTSIPKGWFPVVPSTKSVECNFNEFYRTQIQMHQLPCVLSLVLTGHKTQGLITDSIILACLAPKDKSGVSGWLYIILSRVKTIEGLFLRENIEKKRPNTSQDLTFSKKCIVCEPSTF; encoded by the exons ATGGTGACATCATACATGATGGGTCTCATCGACACGTATCCACTGAGGCAATTAAAAGGCGAACCCGACAAACTCTACGGTGGTGTTCACCTCATCTTTTGTGGCGACTTCTACCAACTTCCAGCCGTCGACAGTGGCACCATTTACTCCAACGTCAATGCCACGGCAGGTGTTAATACCATCCGAGTATCGAACGGCCGGCACACTTGGAAAAAGTGCCTCACCGACGTCATAGAACTCACCAAATCCACAG ATGACATCGATTTAGTTTCCAGCAGGTACATGTTCGATGACCTCCATCCCATACCCAGTCCACCAAAATTTACCATGACGGCCTTCCCTTTCAATGATATTCGCGAAAAAGCCCTGAGTAACTGCGAGCAACGGCTCCATCAAAAACTCCCCAATTGCAGAAACCCTGACTACTGGCGTACCCACGACATCTTGCTGGTTAAAGCCTTTGTCAAACCCTCCAAAACATCCAACCCCATGACAGAGACCAAAATAGAAGCCATCCGTAATCTAGGCTCCAAAAAACTAGGTCGGTCAG GATGCACCATCACCTTACACGAActgaaaaacggaaaaagggTGCCTACCGTCTACGCCAACGATGTACAATGTCTCTTATTTCAACATAAAAATTCTACATGGAACAACGTCTCTCCTTTCACCAGCATACCCAAAGGCTGGTTCCCGGTCGTCCCTTCCACCAAATCCGTCGAATGCAATTTCAACGAATTCTACCGAACCCAAATTCAGATGCACCAGTTGCCGTGCGTCCTATCCTTAGTTTTGACTGGACACAAAACGCAAGGACTCATCACCGACTCCATAATTCTAGCTTGCCTGGCCCCCAAAGATAAATCAGGAGTCAGTGGATGGCTGTACATAATTCTTTCAAGGGTCAAAACCATCGAAGGATTGTTTCTAAGGgaaaatatcgaaaaaaaacGGCCAAATACGTCGCAAGATCTGACGTTCAGCAAGAAATGCATCGTTTGCGAGCCATCAACCTTCTAA